The sequence CTTTATATGCTGCCGCAATACCAAAACCGGCTGGCAGGCTAGCTTCAAAACCAACGATGTAAGCAAATGTGTCATCGTCATATCCAGCTACACCTTTAGACTTAAGGTAATTATCACCTTCAGTAACTAAGTTTTTATCTGCATCTTTAACACCATTCGCTACATCTGCAGCAGTACCTACAGCATATACATCTGACGTGCTAGCTACTACACGAGTACCAGATTCAACACCTGCCATGAATGTGATTTTTTCGAAGCTGTACTTAGCACTTGCGCCAACAAAGTTTGCATCACGAGTCGCTGCACCACCACCGTTGTCGTTATCATCACGACCAACAGAAGCTGCAAAAGAGAAGCCACCAAACTTAGCTGAATCGTAACGTACTTGGTTAGATTGACGATCGTAGTGACCGTTGATGCCGCCCCAATCGAATACAGAACCTAGACCAGGGTTAGAGAATGGCCAATCGACGATTTCGTATAGTGGAGTAAGAACACGACCCACACGCAGATTACCCCAAGAGCCAGAAGCACCAACGAATGTATCACGGAAACCTAGAACACCGCCTGAAACGCCACCGTGAGACCAGTCTGTGCTATCTACGTAGCCAGATTCGATCTGCATTGTGATTAATACATCATCAAACATATCTTTGTGAGCACGGAAGCCGATACGAGATTCATTCTCTACAGCGAAACCTGAACTGTCATCACGATTGTCAGTAGTGTTGTAGTTAACCATTGAGATAGCTGCAACACCGTATACGTCAACGTTGAAGTCAGAGTTGATACCAACTTCTTTCGCCATTACACCTGTCGATAAAAGTGCAACGGATGCACCTAGTAGAGTACGTTTGAAAATTTTGTTTTCCATGGAATAAAACTCCTAAAAATGGATATAGCTGTTTGAATATTTCCCGCCTAAAGTTGGCCGCCGTAGAGAGAAATACCTTTTCTTGTTTGAGAACCCTTAACGCTGAATTCTCTATTTCCTTTCTGGGTATACACATCGTGCATCCATGGCATTAAGACTAACTTCGCCCTCAAAAAGATCAATGAGAACTTAATTTTCATCTAAAAAAATATGAGTTGGTGCAAATTTAGTAGGTACTTAGTGATCCAGATCGATAAAATGAAAAGCTCACGAACCAAAACATCAATTTAGAATAAAAACAACAACTTAAATTAAAAAGCCTTTTATAAAAATTGATATGACTCGCATTTTAAGTACAACTAGAACAGCATTTCATTAATGTTGAGCACCATCACTGTCCTGATTTGAGACTTCGTATAGACACAAAATTCTCAACAAACAAAAAGCTTACTAATTTATAGCAAACACATCGAGTAGGGTGAGGCGTTACCGCCTCATCCCTCTCACAGAACCGTACGTACGGACCTCGTATACGGCTCATGCACACTTCCATTCAGCATATTGGCTGAACACATGCCCTGTCCTTATTGTTCCAAGATTTACCAACCCTTGGTCATTAAACCATTGATTTGGCATCGCATAGCTTGATAGGGGACTCGCTGCACTGACCCAACTTGTCATTGAGATATGTTGGAACGGCGGCTTATACCCTAACTGTTTTAACCTTCGGTGTAACCGTTGAGGCTTCTTCCAAAGTTTCAACTGGATACTACGAAGTCTTCTTCGTAGCCACCCTGCTAACCTTGAGAACTCTCTGCTGCTATTGGTGATCCTGAAGTATTGACTGAACCCTCTTAACACTGGGTTTAAAGCTTTTATGACTTGCTCAAGTGGCTTACCGCACCCTCGCTTTGTCAGTCGCTTTAACTTACTTTTGAACCCTTTCAGTTTCTTAGTTTGAATGCGGGTAAATTGACTCCCGATTTCTACACCTAAGAACTTCACGCCATCACGGCTGTGCGCTATATGTGATTTCGTCTGATTCACTGTGAGTTTAAGCTCTCCTTCTAGGATCTTCGTCGCTTGTGCAAGGGCATTCTCTGCTCCTGCCTTGCTACGACAAAAGATGAGTATGTCATCCGCATAACGAACGAGCCTATGGTCACGCTTTCGCATTTCCTGATCGAACGCATCAAGGTAGATATTGGCAATCAAAGGACTGATAACACCACCTTGTGGACTTCCTAGCTCTGTCTCCTGCCAACTACCGTCTATCATCACGCCACTTTTCAGAAACTGTTTTATCAGCTCTAACACGCTGCTATCTGTGACTCGCCTTCTGATGCTCTTGAGGATCAACTCATGGTCGAGTTTGTCAAAGCACTTCGACAAGTCCATATCTACGACGTGCTGTAATCCGTATCGGCGGATAAACATCGTGGATTTGTTGATTGCATCGTGACAACTTCGATTCGGTCTATACCCAAAACTTGATGGGTGAAATTGCTCTTCGAAGATGGGGTGAGGATATCATTGAGTGCTTGTTGGACAACTCTGTCCCTAACGGTTGGGATCCCAAGCA is a genomic window of Vibrio sp. ED004 containing:
- a CDS encoding porin gives rise to the protein MENKIFKRTLLGASVALLSTGVMAKEVGINSDFNVDVYGVAAISMVNYNTTDNRDDSSGFAVENESRIGFRAHKDMFDDVLITMQIESGYVDSTDWSHGGVSGGVLGFRDTFVGASGSWGNLRVGRVLTPLYEIVDWPFSNPGLGSVFDWGGINGHYDRQSNQVRYDSAKFGGFSFAASVGRDDNDNGGGAATRDANFVGASAKYSFEKITFMAGVESGTRVVASTSDVYAVGTAADVANGVKDADKNLVTEGDNYLKSKGVAGYDDDTFAYIVGFEASLPAGFGIAAAYKGEELDNGIRKQTQDSYSVIGQYWNGPIGFKLGYAANLESELNGKKEAGSDSSTISGQLMAVHNGFVPYLRVAGRTFYKDGVEDTDIVTRIGLEYGF